Proteins encoded in a region of the Planctomycetaceae bacterium genome:
- a CDS encoding molybdopterin-dependent oxidoreductase, producing the protein MSLLRDAIAWIRDEVDPQGRQWEEFYRNRWQYDKVVRSTHGVNCTGGCTWNIHVKDGIVTWEMQGLDYPRLEAGLPPYEPRGCQRGISFSWYLYSPLRVKYPYIRGALLDLWRKARADHADPVDAWKSLVEDPEARQRWQRARGKGGLRRTDWKTAVEIIAASMVYTIKKHGPDRIAGFSPIPAMSMVSYAAGARLMQLIGGISLSFYDWYCDLPSASPETWGEQTDVQESADWYHAKMLVSMGANIGMTRTPDCHFLAEGRHNGTKLWVFSPDFNMVAKYADEWVAVNAGQDGAWWMAVNHVLLTEFHHQKQTPWFIDYAKKYSDAPYLVEVVTGEDGIDRPGQLLRAGRLAKYAGEEHGDWKFLMWDGASNGPKMPMGSSGFRWGKTPGKWNLLLQDGVDGSDIDPVLTFLTESDDVAEVALDDFGGGRVSSAVFRFAP; encoded by the coding sequence ATGAGCCTGCTTCGAGATGCCATTGCCTGGATCCGTGACGAAGTGGACCCTCAGGGACGGCAATGGGAGGAATTTTACCGCAATCGCTGGCAGTATGACAAAGTCGTTCGCAGTACTCACGGCGTCAACTGCACCGGCGGCTGCACGTGGAATATCCATGTCAAGGACGGCATCGTCACCTGGGAAATGCAGGGGCTGGACTATCCGCGGCTGGAAGCAGGTCTTCCGCCGTATGAGCCGCGCGGATGTCAGCGCGGGATCTCGTTCAGTTGGTATCTGTACAGTCCGCTGCGGGTGAAATACCCGTACATTCGCGGAGCGCTGCTCGACCTGTGGCGAAAGGCGCGCGCTGATCATGCCGATCCGGTCGATGCCTGGAAGAGTCTGGTGGAAGATCCCGAGGCGAGGCAGCGATGGCAGCGGGCTCGCGGTAAAGGAGGTCTTCGTCGCACCGACTGGAAGACTGCCGTCGAGATCATTGCCGCCTCGATGGTGTATACGATCAAAAAGCACGGACCGGATCGCATCGCCGGATTCTCACCGATTCCGGCCATGTCGATGGTGAGTTACGCCGCCGGTGCGCGACTGATGCAGTTGATCGGCGGCATCTCGCTCTCCTTCTACGACTGGTACTGCGACCTGCCGTCGGCGTCTCCTGAAACTTGGGGTGAGCAGACCGACGTTCAGGAAAGTGCCGACTGGTATCACGCCAAGATGCTGGTCTCGATGGGGGCGAACATCGGTATGACTCGCACGCCGGACTGCCACTTCCTGGCCGAAGGACGGCACAACGGGACCAAGCTGTGGGTCTTCTCACCCGACTTCAACATGGTGGCGAAGTACGCGGACGAATGGGTCGCGGTCAACGCCGGTCAGGACGGTGCCTGGTGGATGGCGGTCAACCATGTGCTGCTGACGGAGTTTCACCACCAGAAGCAGACTCCCTGGTTCATCGACTACGCTAAGAAGTACTCGGACGCACCGTATCTGGTGGAGGTCGTCACGGGCGAGGACGGAATTGATCGCCCCGGTCAGTTGCTGCGGGCCGGTCGGCTGGCGAAGTACGCCGGTGAGGAACACGGCGACTGGAAGTTTCTGATGTGGGACGGTGCGAGCAACGGCCCCAAAATGCCCATGGGCAGTTCCGGATTCCGCTGGGGTAAGACTCCCGGCAAATGGAATCTGTTGCTGCAGGACGGCGTGGACGGCAGCGATATCGATCCGGTGCTGACGTTTCTGACCGAATCCGACGATGTTGCTGAGGTCGCTCTGGACGATTTCGGCGGCGGTAGAGTGTCCAGCGCGGTGTTCCGGTTCGCACCCTGA